Below is a window of Georgenia soli DNA.
TCCAGTAGACGCCGTCGACGTGCCGGACGCCGAAGGCCTCCTGGAACATGGTGAGGTTCACCAGCGCCTCCCCCACGCTGATGTCCTTGCCGGCCGGCCAGATCCACAGCAGCAGCACCGAGGTCGCGATGACCGCGATCCAGTACGACGGGTACAGGCGCGCCACGCGGGAGGCGATGACGTGCGGGACGTCCCGCCCCCAGGCGGTCATGAGGATCGCGAACCCCGAGATGACGAAGAACAGCTCGGGGCCGAGCACGCCGTAGATGATGACCGGACCGATCTCGGGGAAGACCTCGCCCGGCTCGGCGCCCCACACCTGCGACCACCGGGCGGCGAAGTGGTACACGACGACGGCGAGCGCCGCGAGGAACCGCAGACCGTCGATGGCGTACAGGCGCGGCCGTGCCGTGCCACCCTCGGGCGCGAGGGATTCCGGGGACCTCCGCCCGGCCGGGGCGGCAGGCGTTGACGTGGCGACCATCGCCCCCACCGTAGGAGCGACCTAGTGCCTCCGCATCCCCGAGGTCACGATCTGGTCACGACGACGGAGCGGCCGCGCCGTTCCTTCCCGCGCCCTCCGGCCGGTCCGCGAGTGCCGAGGTGGTGTTGCGCACACTGCGACCGGTCGACGCCCCGACGTCCGCTCCGGCTGGACGTCAGCTCGCGCGTACCTCGGCCGTCCGGCGCGCGCCCATGGCCGCGACGCGCCGACGGGAGGCCGCCATCGAGGGTGTCTCGACCTCGTGCCCGTGCTCGGCGAGCCAGCTGGCCCAGTCGGTCACCTCGGGATACCGCTTGAGCAGGGCGCGCCGTTCCCGCTCTGTCATCCCGCCCCACACGCCGAACTCGGTGGCGCTGGAGAGTGCCTCGACCAGGCACGCCATGCGCACCGGGCAGGAGAAGCAGAGCTCCCGCGCGGTGCGCTGCGCGGCACCACGCACGAACAGGGTGTCGGGTGAGGTCTGCGCACAGGCAGCGGAACCCGCCCACGTCCGGTCATCGATCACGCTGGTCCTCCTCGTGCACGCCGGCCGGGTCAGCGGCCGAACCGTGAGCTGGTGCGCCGGCTCGTCAGCGTCGTTGCCACGACGGGCCGAACGGCATGGCTCAAGCACACACGGAAAACCGGACGCCCGTAACCCGGTCGGCTGGGCGAGGCGCGGGTGAAATCGGACGCCCCACCCTGAGGGTGAGGCGGGGTTCCGAGGGGTTACAGCTCCGGAGCGTCCGGTCAGCCGATGCGCCGGGGACCCGCCTGCCAGGCCTCCCAGGCGCTGCGGATGATGTCCGTGAGACCGTGCTCGGCCTTCCAGGACAGCACGTCGCGGATGAGGTCCGGCGAGGCGATGAGCTGCGGCGGGTCACCCGGGCGCCGTGGCTCGACGTCGGCCGTGACGTCCAGGCCCGAGACGGCGCCGATCTCCTCGACGACCTGACGGACGGACGCCCCGGTCCCGGTGCCGACGTTGAGGACGCGGTCGTTCAGCGGGACGTCGGAGGTCAGGTGGTCCATGGCCGCCAGGTGGGCGTGGGCGAGGTCGAGGACGTGGATGTAGTCGCGGATGCACGTACCGTCCGGCGTCGGGTAGTCGTCGCCGAAGATCTTGGGCCGCTCCCCCTTCGCGAGGCGGTCGAGCACCATGGGTACGAGGTTGAGCACGGCGGGGTCGCCGAGCTCGGGCCAGCCGGCCCCTGCGACGTTGAAGTACCGCAGCCCGGCCCAGCGCAGACCCCAGGCCCGCTCGCAGTCGGCGAGCATCCACTCGCCGACGAGCTTGGTCTCGCCGTAGGGGTTGATCGGGCGGCACTCCGTCGTCTCCGTGACCACCTCGACGGGCGGCATGCCGTACACGGCCGCGGAGGAGGAGAAGATCATGTTCGCCACCCCGGTGCCCTCCATGGCGCCGAGCACGTTGGCGAGACCACCGACGTTCTGCCGGTAGTACCAGGTGGGCCGCGCCACCGACTCCCCCACCTGCTTCTTGGCGGCGAAGTGGATCACCGAGGTGACCGCGCGCTCGCGCATCACCAGCTCCAGGCTCTCCTGGGCGTCCGGCGCGGCCACGTCGAGCTCGACCAGCGTGGCCTCCCCCACCCGGTCCGCCGCACCCGTGGACAGGTCGTCGACGACGACGACGTCCTCGCCGCGGTGGAGCAGGAGTCGGACCACGTGCGCGCCGATGTAGCCGGCGCCGCCGATGACGAGGGTGCTCATGGCCGCAACCCTAACGGGCTGCTCAGGCGCCGAACCCCACCCGGCTCGAACGCTGCGCCCGCAGGCGAGCGCCCTTCTCCCTCGCGACCTGGCGCAGCCCCTCCTGGAAGGTGACCATCTGCTCGCGCAGGCGGGCGGCGTCGTCGTCCGTGCCGGAGGCGAGGATGCGGGCGGCGAGCAGGCCGGCGTTACGGGCGCCGCCGATCGAGACCGTCGCGACGGGCACGCCGGCGGGCATCTGGACGATCGAGAGGAGCGAGTCCATCCCGTCGAGGTGCTGCAGTGGGACGGGGACGCCGATCACCGGCAGCGGGGTGACGGCGGCGAGCATGCCCGGCAGGTGCGCCGCTCCCCCGGCGCCGGCGACGATGACGCGCAGCCCGCGCCCGGCCGCCTCGCGGCCGTAGTCGATCATCTCGGTGGGCATGCGGTGCGCCGAGACGACGTCGACCTCGACCTCCACGTCGAACTCGCCGAGGACGTCGGCGGCGTCCTTCATGACCGGCCAGTCGGAGTCCGAACCCATGACGATCCCGACCGCTGCACCCATCGCTGCCTCCTGTAGTCGTGACCGGCCTGCGCCGGCTCCCGGCCGTCAGTCTCCCACCGGCGCCGCCGTGCGTACCGCCTCAGCGGTCCACGTGGTCGGAGTCGTCCTCGGTGATGCTCTCGACCTCGAGGCCGTCGCCACGCAGCAGCGCCACCGCACCGTGGGCAACCCGGCGTGCCTCGGCCAGGTCCGGCCCTGTCACGGTCACGTGCCCGAGCTTGCGGCCGGGACGCACCTCCTTGCCGTACAGGTGCACCTTCGCCTCGGGGTAGCGGGCCATGAGCTCCGGGTAGGCCGTGCGCGGG
It encodes the following:
- the purE gene encoding 5-(carboxyamino)imidazole ribonucleotide mutase, whose product is MGAAVGIVMGSDSDWPVMKDAADVLGEFDVEVEVDVVSAHRMPTEMIDYGREAAGRGLRVIVAGAGGAAHLPGMLAAVTPLPVIGVPVPLQHLDGMDSLLSIVQMPAGVPVATVSIGGARNAGLLAARILASGTDDDAARLREQMVTFQEGLRQVAREKGARLRAQRSSRVGFGA
- a CDS encoding WhiB family transcriptional regulator, with amino-acid sequence MIDDRTWAGSAACAQTSPDTLFVRGAAQRTARELCFSCPVRMACLVEALSSATEFGVWGGMTERERRALLKRYPEVTDWASWLAEHGHEVETPSMAASRRRVAAMGARRTAEVRAS
- the galE gene encoding UDP-glucose 4-epimerase GalE: MSTLVIGGAGYIGAHVVRLLLHRGEDVVVVDDLSTGAADRVGEATLVELDVAAPDAQESLELVMRERAVTSVIHFAAKKQVGESVARPTWYYRQNVGGLANVLGAMEGTGVANMIFSSSAAVYGMPPVEVVTETTECRPINPYGETKLVGEWMLADCERAWGLRWAGLRYFNVAGAGWPELGDPAVLNLVPMVLDRLAKGERPKIFGDDYPTPDGTCIRDYIHVLDLAHAHLAAMDHLTSDVPLNDRVLNVGTGTGASVRQVVEEIGAVSGLDVTADVEPRRPGDPPQLIASPDLIRDVLSWKAEHGLTDIIRSAWEAWQAGPRRIG